One Pseudomonadales bacterium genomic region harbors:
- the rpsF gene encoding 30S ribosomal protein S6: protein MRHYEVVFLVHPDQSDQVSAMIDRYTSIVKDSGGQVHRLEDWGRRQLAYPINKIHKAHYVLMNIECNTEALNELNYSFRFNDAVIRNLVITCKEAVTGISPIKANESREDRSETRHKPRSVEDNNEDSIDSSDNVETDDDAEEEEGSLEKS, encoded by the coding sequence ATGCGACACTACGAAGTAGTATTCCTCGTGCACCCTGACCAAAGTGATCAGGTGTCGGCCATGATTGACCGTTACACCTCTATCGTCAAGGACAGTGGCGGACAAGTTCACCGCCTGGAAGACTGGGGGCGAAGACAGCTTGCCTACCCCATCAATAAAATTCACAAGGCACATTATGTGCTGATGAATATCGAATGCAACACCGAAGCACTGAACGAACTAAACTATTCCTTCAGATTTAACGATGCAGTGATTCGCAATCTGGTTATCACCTGCAAAGAAGCTGTCACCGGCATTTCGCCAATCAAAGCCAATGAAAGCCGAGAAGACCGCTCCGAAACTAGGCATAAGCCTCGATCCGTCGAAGACAATAACGAGGACTCTATAGATTCCTCAGACAACGTAGAGACGGATGATGATGCAGAAGAGGAAGAAGGTTCCCTAGAAAAAAGCTAG